In Juglans microcarpa x Juglans regia isolate MS1-56 chromosome 8D, Jm3101_v1.0, whole genome shotgun sequence, the following are encoded in one genomic region:
- the LOC121243497 gene encoding protein GET4, with the protein MSRERPKRGVLPPAQENIEKLQKVVEGGDYYGAQQMYKSISARYVSAQRYSEASDILQSGACIQLKHGQITCGAELAVLFVETLVKGKIPYDDETLDRVRKIYKTFPQIPLPQHLPDDDEMQQISEALGAAKTRVEGCSSFLKAAIKWSVEFGAHKNGSPELHVMLAEYIYSESPEVDMARVSYHFVRGNNPKNFASILVNFTEKCYPGEDDLAIARATLMYVASGNLRDANYLMDEIKKEVASKQLDFNQSDLIQFIIYLLQTLQRDALPLFNMLRASYKTSIEREPAFNELLDEIAEKFYGVRRRNPLQGVFGDIFKMMGGE; encoded by the exons ATGTCGCGCGAGAGACCCAAGAGAGGCGTACTACCTCCGGCTCAAGAG AATATCGAGAAATTACAGAAAGTTGTAGAAGGGGGTGATTATTATGGAGCTCAACAAATGTACAAATCAATTAGTGCAAG ATATGTGTCCGCTCAGAGGTATTCTGAAGCATCGGATATTCTCCAATCCGGTGCATGCATCCAGTTGAAACATGGGCAG ATTACTTGTGGGGCGGAGCTTGCTGTGTTGTTTGTGGAAACTCTTGTGAAAGGGAAAATTCCTTATGACGATGAAACTCTTG ATCGTGTCAGGAAAATATACAAGACGTTTCCTCAGATTCCTCTGCCACAACACTTACCAGATGACGATGAAATGCAGCAAATTTCTGAAGCTCTTGGGGCAGCAAAAACACGTGTAGAGGGCTGCTCATCATTCTTAAAAGCTGCAATAAA GTGGTCTGTGGAGTTTGGAGCACATAAGAATGGATCTCCTGAACTACATGTTATGCTagctgaatatatatattctgaatCTCCTGAAGTG GACATGGCTAGAGTATCATATCATTTTGTTAGAGGAAACAATCCAAAGAATTTTGCATCTATTCTAGTCAATTTCACAGAAAAG TGTTATCCAGGTGAAGATGATTTAGCCATTGCACGAGCAACTTTAAT GTATGTAGCTTCAGGCAATCTGAGAGATGCTAACTATCTCATGGATGAGATAAAGAAAGAAGTGGCATCTAAGCAGCTTGACTTTAACCAATCAGATTTGATCCAGTTCATCATATATCTTTTGCAAAc ATTGCAGAGAGATGCTTTGCCTCTTTTTAATATGTTGAGAGCAAGTTACAAGACAAGTATTGAAAGGGAACCTGCCTTTAATGAG TTGCTAGATGAAATTGCAGAGAAATTCTATGGAGTGCGACGTAGAAATCCCCTACAAGGGGTGTTTGGTGATATTTTCAAG
- the LOC121242412 gene encoding uncharacterized protein LOC121242412, whose translation MAIPLPPKFKVPSIDLYDGSKDPVEHLETFKTHMTLHGFSGEIACMTFPLTLKGSARAWFGALQLGFIDNFDELGRQFLTQFMASRRCRRSIAYLLTVKQREDESLKAYSTHFNNENMTANDQDEKIMLAALLGGIWPMSLFMAELARKIPFTLQEFMDRADDFVNAENTLIALTTRFERKSERELKGSQKKDREAGQKVRRDQQEMRRDNNLRRHYSDYVHYSSAHSQDKAKEEGQDDNNGRQTEKYCTYHKTRGHRIEDCHNLKQKIEDMKDNDELERLVAQNATPARRTNDQKLEHKKGTSESPRRRQSLKGGRRPQEPRV comes from the coding sequence ATGGCAATACCTTTGCCTCCAAAGTTCAAGGTTCCTTCGATAGATCTATATGATGGCTCCAAAGATCCTGTGGAGCATCTTGAAACTTTTAAAACTCATATGACGCTCCACGGATTTTCAGGGGAAATTGCATGTATGACTTTCCCTTTGACCTTAAAGGGATCAGCAAGAGCTTGGTTTGGAGCATTACAGTTGGGATTCATAGACAACTTCGATGAACTAGGCCGGCAATTCTTGACCCAATTCATGGCAAGTAGAAGGTGTAGGAGGTCAATCGCGTATTTGTTAACCGTGaaacaaagagaagatgaaAGTTTGAAGGCGTACTCGACACATTTTAATAACGAAAATATGACAGCCAATgatcaagatgagaagatcatGCTGGCGGCATTACTCGGAGGTATTTGGCCGATGAGCCTTTTCATGGCCGAATTAGCTAGGAAGATCCCTTTCACGTTACAAGAATTCATGGACAGGGCTGATGACTTCGTTAATGCTGAAAACACACTTATCGCCCTAACTACccgatttgaaagaaaaagcgAACGAGAATTGAAAGGAAGTCAGAAGAAAGACCGAGAAGCAGGTCAGAAGGTGAGGAGGGACCAGCAAGAAATGAGACGCGATAATAATTTAAGAAGACATTATAGCGATTACGTGCACTACTCCAGTGCGCATAGCCAGGATAAGGCAAAAGAGGAAGGGCAGGACGACAACAACGGACGACAAACCGAGAAGTATTGTACCTATCACAAAACAAGAGGGCATAGAATCGAGGATTGCCATAATTTGAAGCAGAAAATTGAAGATATGAAAGATAACGACGAGTTGGAGCGCCTGGTCGCCCAGAATGCTACCCCCGCAAGGCGAACAAACGACCAAAAACTCGAGCACAAAAAAGGGACAAGTGAGAGCCCTAGGCGACGGCAATCACTAAAAGGAGGAAGGAGGCCACAGGAACCTCGTGTTTGA